A genomic segment from Polyangium mundeleinium encodes:
- a CDS encoding LON peptidase substrate-binding domain-containing protein — MNTLSDLLEALPALPLFPLPNAVLFPGALLPLHVFEPRYRAMVADVLKTHRSMAVVMITNERPVDVHGHPEIAQVAGLGTILDHTELPGGRFNILLRGRVRVRLSELPFDPPYRRAAAEVLVPPDEEITQSELSALVSTATAFAQFVRERDRGFEFRLPRDAKPALLADLCANHLVLDARERQAILETLSPRARVRRVAEVLAMQRHTLMPGGRELN; from the coding sequence ATGAACACCCTTTCGGATCTGCTGGAGGCGCTCCCTGCGTTGCCCCTCTTCCCGCTGCCGAACGCGGTGCTCTTTCCAGGCGCGCTCTTGCCCCTGCACGTCTTCGAGCCGCGGTACCGCGCGATGGTGGCCGACGTGCTGAAGACACACCGCTCGATGGCGGTCGTGATGATCACGAACGAGCGCCCGGTGGACGTGCACGGGCATCCAGAGATTGCGCAGGTCGCCGGGCTCGGCACGATCCTCGACCACACGGAGCTGCCGGGCGGTCGGTTCAACATCCTCCTGCGTGGACGCGTGCGGGTTCGTCTGTCGGAACTCCCGTTCGATCCGCCGTACCGGCGTGCGGCCGCGGAGGTGCTCGTGCCTCCGGACGAGGAAATCACGCAGAGCGAGTTGTCGGCGTTGGTCTCGACCGCGACGGCATTCGCGCAGTTCGTTCGGGAGCGGGATCGCGGCTTCGAGTTTCGCTTGCCGCGCGACGCGAAGCCGGCTTTGCTCGCTGACCTCTGCGCGAACCACCTCGTGCTCGACGCACGCGAACGTCAAGCGATCCTCGAGACGCTCTCGCCGCGCGCGCGTGTTCGCCGCGTCGCCGAGGTCCTCGCGATGCAGAGGCACACGCTCATGCCGGGCGGGCGCGAGCTGAATTGA
- the folE gene encoding GTP cyclohydrolase I, whose translation MIDRRAAARAVEDFLRALGHEPVGELEGTGERVADAWADDLLEGESIDAAAVLREGSLGVTDTGTGIVVVRDLAVTTICPHHLLPAFGSAIVAYQPGARVAGIGTLARVVDVVARRLTLQEQIGATVVDLISRELEAKGALCKLSLTHTCLVSRGERKTGAIVETFAFSGTFATSEGRALALAALGR comes from the coding sequence ATGATCGATCGCAGAGCTGCCGCGCGGGCCGTGGAGGACTTTCTGCGCGCCCTCGGCCACGAGCCCGTGGGCGAGCTCGAGGGCACGGGCGAGCGCGTGGCCGACGCGTGGGCCGACGACCTGCTCGAAGGCGAGTCGATCGACGCGGCCGCCGTGCTGCGCGAGGGCTCGCTCGGCGTGACCGACACGGGCACGGGCATCGTCGTCGTGCGTGACCTCGCGGTCACGACCATCTGCCCGCATCACCTCTTGCCCGCGTTCGGCTCGGCGATCGTCGCGTACCAGCCGGGCGCGCGCGTCGCGGGCATCGGCACGCTCGCCCGCGTCGTCGACGTCGTGGCGCGCAGGTTGACGCTCCAGGAGCAGATCGGCGCCACGGTGGTCGACCTCATCAGCCGCGAGCTCGAAGCGAAGGGCGCGCTCTGCAAGCTCTCGCTCACGCACACCTGCCTCGTGTCGCGGGGCGAGCGGAAAACCGGGGCGATCGTGGAGACCTTCGCGTTCAGCGGAACGTTCGCCACGAGCGAAGGACGCGCGCTCGCGCTCGCCGCGCTCGGCCGCTGA
- a CDS encoding DUF2203 domain-containing protein — MSGRRIWTVSEANALVPRLSLLVGEQMRRAFDIDQRLRAMRARGHGERLLVMIEGEEALDPDERALRAELLVYEQGWRAIEELGVAVKDPRIGLCDFLGQIEGRDVWLCWRYGERAVEHWHEVDQGFSGRKPIGIPSKPLYN, encoded by the coding sequence TTGAGCGGCCGGCGCATCTGGACGGTTTCGGAAGCGAACGCGCTCGTGCCACGCCTCTCGCTCCTCGTCGGGGAGCAGATGCGCCGCGCGTTCGACATCGACCAGCGCCTGCGCGCGATGCGGGCGCGTGGCCACGGCGAGCGATTGCTCGTGATGATCGAAGGCGAAGAGGCGCTCGACCCCGACGAGCGCGCGCTCCGGGCCGAGCTCCTGGTCTACGAACAGGGCTGGCGCGCCATCGAGGAGCTCGGCGTCGCCGTGAAGGATCCGCGCATCGGCCTCTGCGATTTCCTCGGGCAGATCGAGGGCCGCGACGTCTGGCTCTGCTGGCGGTACGGCGAGCGGGCGGTCGAGCACTGGCACGAAGTCGATCAGGGTTTTTCCGGGCGCAAGCCCATCGGGATCCCCTCGAAGCCGCTGTATAACTGA
- a CDS encoding helix-turn-helix domain-containing protein codes for MDPHAPAPPTDAPAEGGAHAEADRPRETQLLTTGEMARLSNSTLRTVRFYEEEGILRPARRTDGGHRLFERTELDRLMLVTDMRMAGLSLDDIKAILDVKKTASSGSAAAQQATKVLAARIDELKEKLAVLNRLRDDLEETTKIVEPCMRCEDDRGFPTACETCTVMTSHPVLPRSVRVLWSINPCNHDPARKVAAPPGGAEGEKESP; via the coding sequence GTGGATCCTCATGCACCTGCACCGCCCACCGACGCGCCTGCCGAGGGGGGTGCGCACGCGGAGGCGGACCGCCCGCGCGAAACGCAGCTCTTGACCACCGGTGAAATGGCGCGGCTGTCGAACAGCACGCTCCGCACCGTGCGTTTTTACGAGGAAGAGGGCATCTTGCGGCCCGCCCGGCGCACCGACGGCGGGCATCGGCTGTTCGAACGCACCGAGCTCGACCGGCTGATGCTCGTGACGGACATGCGCATGGCGGGCCTGTCGCTCGACGACATCAAGGCCATCCTCGACGTGAAGAAGACGGCGTCGTCGGGGTCCGCGGCCGCGCAGCAGGCCACGAAGGTCCTCGCCGCGCGGATCGACGAGCTGAAGGAGAAGCTCGCGGTCCTGAACCGCCTGCGCGACGACCTCGAAGAGACCACGAAGATCGTCGAGCCCTGCATGCGCTGCGAGGACGATCGGGGGTTCCCGACGGCCTGCGAGACCTGCACCGTGATGACGTCGCACCCGGTCCTGCCGCGGAGCGTGCGCGTGCTCTGGTCGATCAACCCGTGCAACCACGATCCGGCTCGCAAGGTCGCGGCGCCGCCGGGCGGGGCCGAGGGCGAGAAAGAGTCCCCTTGA
- a CDS encoding DUF2330 domain-containing protein produces the protein MHLRLLPLTGLAAITTLAMTQHADAAGAWLPGGETTPIEQRVAVAVGPTRSTMWTSLRASADTGPFGIIVPVAPGAALDHSSDAWLEALNTATAPRIFPPTGVTPTCPGEEIPDGSDPFHVTDDLGTLESLAPLESTLLPDMAAVVAWANQHGFGIAPDVYATLDKMVGKRFFAERFDAPNAPFVTSTLRVVSPTQDPVLPLAVTRAGTADLRVTAWLLGKGRAALAGSKPITLSTNDLHWSAGDGDSNYVTLRADRLLAGGPSAVLIEAASHEALVSNEPIANGTSSVTGVVTSFFQRAAIYGDGNPSASACITVAAVALDEPYAVAESCPRAGLGIVGGGPACVESPAGAEIHPAKLRCGGITDDLAVALSGMVPQDAVLTRATMFIAKNAVGSTWPVTFEPAASDVKPLLTATSLDLGSCGGNSSTTGSSTSSSSGGSSSSGGQGGSNGVGVGVGGSAGSYYDDDYDSDVNCACVGTADPVITDDTGSGGDDYYYDDSSSEDCSGDTTEDDYYDDSSSEDCSGDTTEDDSYDDSYDDSSSEDCSGDTSDDDTYDDSYDDSSSEDCGGDTDDDSESSDSDCSGDTDDGSDSDDWGDWEEARKSSSAARRVATIDVSHHDDASSAAHHAPAKKHRKRGPKASVITLGLLAILAPLRRLARPDRSRRGSKDKPRRERVSS, from the coding sequence ATGCACTTGCGCTTGCTCCCTCTCACGGGCCTCGCCGCGATCACGACCCTCGCCATGACCCAGCACGCCGACGCGGCCGGCGCCTGGCTCCCGGGCGGAGAGACGACGCCGATCGAGCAGCGCGTGGCCGTCGCCGTCGGTCCCACGCGCTCCACGATGTGGACGAGCCTTCGCGCCTCGGCCGATACCGGCCCGTTCGGGATCATCGTCCCCGTCGCCCCGGGCGCCGCGCTCGATCACAGCTCCGACGCGTGGCTCGAAGCCCTCAACACGGCGACCGCGCCGCGCATCTTCCCGCCGACCGGCGTGACCCCGACGTGCCCCGGCGAGGAGATCCCCGACGGCTCGGATCCGTTCCACGTGACCGACGACCTCGGCACGCTCGAGAGCCTCGCGCCCCTCGAATCCACCCTCTTGCCGGACATGGCCGCGGTCGTCGCGTGGGCGAACCAGCACGGCTTCGGGATCGCGCCCGATGTCTACGCCACGCTCGACAAGATGGTCGGCAAGCGCTTCTTCGCCGAGCGCTTCGACGCGCCGAACGCGCCGTTCGTCACCTCCACCTTGCGTGTCGTGTCCCCGACGCAGGACCCGGTGCTTCCACTCGCCGTGACGCGCGCCGGCACCGCGGATCTGCGCGTCACGGCATGGCTGCTCGGCAAGGGCAGGGCCGCGCTCGCGGGCAGCAAGCCGATCACGCTCTCGACGAACGATCTGCACTGGAGCGCAGGCGACGGCGATTCGAACTACGTCACGCTGCGCGCGGACAGGCTCCTCGCCGGCGGGCCGAGCGCGGTGTTGATCGAGGCGGCGAGCCACGAAGCGCTCGTGAGCAACGAGCCGATCGCGAACGGGACGAGCTCGGTCACGGGCGTGGTGACGAGCTTCTTCCAGCGCGCCGCGATCTACGGCGACGGGAACCCGAGCGCGTCGGCCTGCATCACGGTGGCCGCGGTCGCGCTCGACGAACCTTATGCGGTGGCCGAGAGCTGTCCGCGCGCCGGGCTCGGGATCGTGGGCGGCGGGCCTGCGTGCGTGGAGTCGCCCGCCGGCGCGGAGATCCATCCGGCGAAGCTACGCTGCGGCGGCATCACCGACGACCTCGCCGTCGCGCTCTCCGGCATGGTCCCGCAGGACGCGGTGCTCACGCGCGCGACGATGTTCATCGCGAAAAACGCGGTCGGCAGCACGTGGCCCGTGACGTTCGAGCCCGCGGCGTCGGACGTGAAGCCCTTGCTCACGGCGACGAGCCTCGATCTCGGCTCCTGTGGCGGGAACAGCAGCACGACGGGAAGCAGCACCAGCTCGAGCTCGGGCGGCAGCTCGAGCTCGGGCGGGCAAGGCGGTTCGAACGGCGTCGGCGTGGGCGTCGGCGGATCGGCAGGTTCGTACTACGACGACGACTACGACAGCGACGTCAACTGCGCCTGCGTGGGTACCGCGGATCCGGTGATCACCGACGACACGGGCAGCGGGGGCGACGACTATTATTACGACGACTCGTCGAGCGAGGACTGCAGCGGCGACACCACGGAGGATGACTATTACGACGACTCGTCGAGCGAAGACTGCAGCGGCGACACCACGGAGGACGACTCCTACGACGATTCCTACGACGACTCGTCGAGCGAAGACTGCAGCGGCGACACCTCCGACGACGACACTTACGACGACTCTTACGACGACTCGTCGAGCGAGGACTGCGGCGGCGACACGGACGACGACAGCGAGAGCAGCGACTCGGACTGCAGCGGCGACACGGACGACGGCAGCGACAGCGACGACTGGGGCGACTGGGAAGAGGCGCGCAAGTCGAGCAGCGCGGCTCGGCGCGTCGCGACGATCGACGTGTCCCATCACGACGACGCATCGTCGGCCGCGCATCACGCACCGGCGAAGAAGCATCGCAAGCGCGGGCCCAAGGCGTCCGTGATCACGCTGGGCTTGCTCGCGATCCTCGCGCCGCTGCGTCGCCTCGCGCGGCCGGACCGTTCGCGGCGTGGCTCCAAGGACAAACCCCGACGCGAGCGCGTTTCATCGTGA
- a CDS encoding NADH-ubiquinone oxidoreductase-F iron-sulfur binding region domain-containing protein yields MGAIIDALTDLQHEHGWLDDARLAALAQKLGIPLYRIEGLVSFYPHFRRKPPPRVDVALCRDVTCRLAGGRDFLARARQAVGRDPSVEVREVSCLGRCDHAPAAALNERPMHAGDLDNLAHAVRWADEPRPEAAPSPARRWASDPYEDQGSRYGVLASLRGDTLAGDRIVATLETSGLRGMGGAGFPTGLKWKLVRKETAHPKYVVCNADESEPGTFKDRVILDELPHLVIEGMAIAALVVGASEGIVFIRHEYGPEREKLARAIDEARQRGALGTDALGPGLPFDVRIAVSPGGYILGEETALLECLEDKRGEPRNKPPFPGQKGLFGRPTLINNVETFSYVPLLVKEGAEAWKARGVRGAGGLKFIALSGDVERPGVYQVPMGTTIGELIEQAGGTKDKRPILAIAPGGASSNFLRADATSAPLDFDALQKRGSMLGSGAVLVVCEGADIVDLVTNVVAFFRNESCGKCVPCRVGTEKAVTILEDAVLGRGKKRHLVVLSELAETLADTSICGLGQVAIAPFLSVLRAFEDDVRARFPED; encoded by the coding sequence GTGGGCGCCATCATCGACGCGCTGACCGACCTACAGCACGAGCACGGCTGGCTTGACGACGCGCGCCTCGCCGCGCTCGCGCAGAAGCTCGGCATTCCGCTCTACCGGATCGAAGGGCTCGTCTCGTTTTACCCGCACTTCCGGCGAAAACCCCCGCCGCGCGTGGACGTGGCGCTCTGCCGCGACGTGACGTGCAGGCTCGCCGGCGGCCGCGATTTCCTGGCGCGGGCGCGGCAGGCGGTCGGGAGGGATCCGTCGGTGGAAGTGCGCGAGGTGAGCTGCCTCGGCCGATGTGATCACGCGCCGGCCGCCGCGCTCAACGAGCGACCGATGCACGCGGGAGACCTCGACAACCTCGCCCACGCCGTCCGCTGGGCCGACGAGCCAAGGCCCGAAGCAGCGCCCTCCCCGGCGCGACGCTGGGCGAGTGATCCGTACGAAGACCAAGGATCCCGCTACGGCGTGCTCGCGTCGCTGCGCGGGGACACGCTCGCGGGCGACCGCATCGTGGCGACGCTCGAAACGAGCGGGCTGCGCGGCATGGGCGGCGCGGGCTTCCCCACGGGGCTCAAGTGGAAGCTCGTCCGCAAGGAGACGGCGCACCCGAAGTACGTGGTGTGCAACGCGGACGAGAGCGAGCCGGGCACGTTCAAGGACCGCGTGATCCTCGACGAGCTGCCGCACCTCGTGATCGAGGGCATGGCCATCGCCGCGCTCGTCGTCGGGGCCTCCGAGGGCATCGTGTTCATCCGCCACGAGTACGGTCCCGAGCGGGAGAAGCTCGCTCGCGCGATCGACGAAGCGCGGCAGCGCGGCGCGCTCGGGACCGACGCCCTCGGCCCGGGGTTGCCCTTCGACGTGCGGATCGCGGTCTCGCCGGGCGGATACATCCTCGGCGAGGAGACGGCGCTGCTCGAGTGCCTCGAAGACAAGCGCGGCGAGCCACGGAACAAGCCGCCGTTCCCCGGTCAGAAAGGGCTCTTCGGTCGCCCCACGTTGATCAACAACGTCGAGACGTTCTCGTACGTGCCGCTCCTCGTGAAAGAAGGCGCCGAGGCGTGGAAGGCGCGCGGCGTGCGTGGCGCGGGCGGGCTCAAGTTCATCGCGCTCTCGGGCGACGTCGAGCGGCCCGGTGTCTATCAGGTGCCCATGGGCACGACGATCGGCGAGCTCATCGAGCAGGCCGGCGGCACGAAGGACAAGCGGCCCATCCTCGCGATCGCGCCCGGCGGCGCCTCATCGAACTTCCTGCGCGCGGACGCGACCTCTGCGCCGCTCGACTTCGACGCGCTGCAGAAGCGTGGCTCGATGCTCGGCTCGGGCGCGGTGCTCGTGGTGTGCGAAGGCGCGGACATCGTGGATCTCGTGACGAACGTCGTGGCCTTCTTCCGCAACGAGTCGTGCGGCAAGTGCGTGCCGTGCCGCGTGGGCACGGAGAAGGCCGTCACGATCCTGGAGGATGCGGTGCTCGGGCGCGGGAAGAAGCGGCACCTCGTGGTGCTCTCCGAGCTCGCCGAGACGCTCGCCGACACCTCGATCTGCGGCCTCGGTCAGGTCGCGATCGCGCCGTTCCTCTCCGTCCTGCGCGCGTTCGAGGACGACGTGCGCGCGCGCTTCCCGGAGGATTGA
- a CDS encoding molybdopterin molybdotransferase MoeA, giving the protein MGVRDVRMRGFRKRASVEEALATLVSRTGELEAERVPVTQASGRVLAEDVTAVASVPHFRRAAMDGWAVVGESTFGASTYAPASLMLIGEARPGRPFAGALRRGEAVRITTGAPVPEGADAVLMAERAEEISRGDQTIVSVAEPVSPGKHVGAIGEDVPAGTIVARRGRKLRPQDVGLLASVGAGLVPVVRRPRVRVVITGDELLAPGNMPEGSCIVDSNSVVLAALVARDGGALSPTVRAADRYELVREAIGGGDEDVVLVSGGSSVGPEDHAPLALAEIGEVTVHGVAMRPSSPAGFGFVPGNGRPRPVFLLPGNPVSCLCAYEFFAGPTIRALGGLPRAWPHPRGKGRLVAKIVSELGRVDYVRVQYDGARVTPIMTSGASILSSTTRADGVVLVPAGSEGHGEGEEVEVFLYD; this is encoded by the coding sequence ATGGGCGTGCGAGACGTGCGCATGCGTGGCTTCCGGAAGCGCGCGAGCGTCGAGGAGGCGCTGGCCACGCTCGTGTCGCGCACGGGCGAGCTCGAAGCCGAGCGCGTACCCGTCACGCAGGCGAGCGGGCGTGTGCTCGCCGAAGACGTGACCGCCGTCGCGAGCGTGCCGCACTTCCGCCGTGCCGCGATGGATGGATGGGCCGTCGTCGGAGAGTCGACGTTCGGGGCGAGCACGTACGCGCCCGCCTCGCTCATGCTGATCGGCGAGGCGAGGCCGGGAAGGCCGTTCGCGGGCGCGCTCCGGCGTGGCGAGGCCGTGCGCATCACAACGGGCGCGCCGGTGCCCGAAGGCGCGGACGCGGTCCTCATGGCCGAACGCGCCGAGGAGATTTCGCGCGGCGATCAGACGATCGTTTCCGTCGCGGAGCCGGTCTCGCCGGGGAAACACGTCGGCGCGATCGGCGAGGACGTGCCGGCCGGGACGATCGTGGCGCGGCGAGGCCGCAAGCTCCGGCCGCAGGACGTGGGGCTTTTGGCGAGCGTCGGCGCGGGCCTCGTGCCCGTCGTGCGCAGGCCCCGCGTGCGGGTCGTGATCACGGGGGACGAGCTGCTCGCGCCGGGCAACATGCCCGAGGGATCGTGCATCGTGGACTCGAACAGCGTGGTGCTCGCGGCGCTCGTCGCGCGGGACGGCGGCGCGCTCTCGCCCACGGTGCGCGCGGCCGATCGGTACGAGCTCGTGCGCGAGGCGATCGGCGGCGGCGACGAGGACGTCGTGCTCGTCTCCGGCGGCTCGTCCGTGGGCCCCGAGGATCACGCGCCGCTCGCGCTCGCCGAGATCGGCGAGGTCACGGTGCACGGCGTGGCGATGCGCCCATCGAGCCCGGCCGGCTTTGGCTTCGTCCCCGGAAACGGCCGCCCGCGCCCCGTCTTCCTCCTGCCGGGCAACCCGGTCTCCTGCTTGTGCGCGTACGAGTTTTTTGCAGGACCAACGATCCGCGCGCTCGGCGGCCTCCCGCGCGCGTGGCCCCATCCGCGCGGAAAGGGCCGGCTCGTCGCGAAGATCGTCTCCGAGCTCGGCCGCGTGGATTACGTCCGCGTGCAGTACGACGGCGCGCGGGTCACGCCGATCATGACGAGCGGCGCGTCGATCCTCTCCTCCACGACCCGCGCGGACGGCGTCGTGCTCGTCCCTGCCGGCAGCGAGGGCCATGGGGAGGGCGAGGAGGTCGAGGTTTTCCTCTACGATTGA
- a CDS encoding molybdopterin biosynthesis protein produces MKQAQFLNVVDRDEAERRFRAAIGELGAIGVEIVPLDAALGRLLAEDVASPVDVPGFDRSNVDGYAVRASDTFGATEAEPQRLRRLPGSVAMGRLPDVTVEPGTALAIPTGGAVPRGADAIVMVEHTLLDGDDVQITKASIPGRWITYAGTDVAQGEVVLRAKERLTSRETGVLAAIGLDRVAVLARPRVAILSTGDEIVPPGQPLLPGAVYDSNARILSDAVREAGGEPFLAGIVPDDETSVRDALRRCLADAHVVLLSGGTSKGPGDLNARVLAEALDPPGIVVHGVALKPGKPLCLAVSRGKPVVVLPGFPTSAIFTFHEFVAPVIRALAGLSERADDTVTARLPFRVTSEHGRTEYVLVRLVDDEHGARVAYPIGKGSGSVTTFSQADGFFIVDERVEMLDAGDTVVIHPVAGSRPRQVDLVVIGSHCVGLDVLLGRLAARGTTSKLIAVGSEAGLAAVRRGECDVAGVHLYDPNTGTYNEPFLDPGLELARGYGRMQGVVFRPGDPRFEGKRAEDAVREAARTEGIVMINRNRGSGTRALYDRLLGDARPAGHSVEASSHRAVAAAVAQGRADFGIAIDIVARDRRLGFLPLGEERFDFVVPSNRLGRPAVRTFLAELASAPTRAALRDRGLLA; encoded by the coding sequence GTGAAGCAAGCGCAGTTCCTGAACGTCGTGGACCGGGACGAGGCCGAGCGGCGCTTCCGCGCAGCGATCGGCGAGCTCGGCGCGATCGGCGTCGAGATCGTCCCGCTCGACGCGGCGCTCGGTCGCTTGCTCGCCGAGGACGTCGCGAGCCCCGTCGACGTGCCCGGCTTCGATCGTTCGAACGTCGATGGCTACGCCGTGCGCGCGTCCGACACGTTCGGCGCCACCGAGGCCGAGCCGCAGCGGCTCCGGCGCTTGCCGGGCAGCGTCGCGATGGGCCGCCTCCCCGACGTCACCGTCGAGCCGGGCACGGCCCTCGCGATCCCCACGGGCGGCGCCGTGCCGCGCGGCGCCGACGCGATCGTCATGGTCGAGCACACGCTCCTCGACGGCGACGACGTGCAGATCACGAAGGCCTCGATCCCCGGCCGATGGATCACCTACGCGGGCACCGACGTCGCGCAGGGTGAGGTCGTGCTCCGCGCGAAGGAGCGCCTCACCTCGCGGGAAACGGGCGTCCTCGCGGCGATCGGCCTCGATCGTGTCGCCGTGCTCGCGCGTCCGCGTGTGGCGATCCTCTCGACGGGCGACGAGATCGTCCCGCCTGGTCAGCCGCTCCTGCCGGGCGCGGTCTACGATTCGAACGCGCGCATCCTGTCCGACGCCGTCCGCGAGGCCGGCGGCGAGCCGTTCCTCGCCGGCATCGTGCCCGACGACGAGACCTCCGTCCGCGACGCGCTCCGCCGCTGCCTCGCCGACGCGCACGTCGTGCTCCTCTCGGGCGGCACCTCGAAGGGCCCCGGCGACCTCAACGCGCGTGTCCTCGCCGAGGCCCTCGATCCGCCCGGCATCGTCGTGCACGGCGTCGCGCTCAAGCCGGGCAAGCCCCTCTGCCTCGCGGTCTCCCGCGGCAAGCCCGTCGTCGTCCTGCCGGGCTTTCCGACCTCGGCGATCTTCACGTTCCACGAGTTCGTCGCGCCCGTCATCCGCGCGCTCGCGGGCCTCTCCGAGCGCGCGGACGACACGGTCACGGCGCGCCTTCCGTTCCGCGTCACGAGCGAGCACGGCCGCACGGAGTACGTGCTCGTGCGCCTCGTCGACGACGAACACGGCGCGCGCGTCGCGTACCCGATCGGCAAGGGCTCGGGCTCCGTCACCACCTTCTCGCAGGCCGACGGCTTTTTCATCGTCGACGAGCGTGTCGAGATGCTCGACGCCGGCGACACCGTCGTGATCCACCCCGTCGCCGGATCCCGCCCACGGCAGGTCGATCTCGTCGTCATCGGCAGCCATTGCGTCGGCCTCGACGTCCTGCTCGGCCGCCTCGCCGCGCGTGGCACCACGAGCAAGCTCATCGCCGTCGGCAGCGAGGCCGGCCTCGCCGCCGTCCGCCGCGGCGAATGCGACGTCGCCGGCGTCCACCTCTACGACCCGAACACCGGCACCTACAACGAGCCTTTCCTCGACCCTGGGCTCGAGCTCGCCCGCGGCTACGGCCGCATGCAAGGCGTGGTCTTCCGCCCCGGCGATCCGCGCTTCGAGGGCAAGCGCGCCGAGGACGCCGTCCGCGAGGCCGCCCGCACCGAGGGCATCGTGATGATCAACCGCAACCGCGGCAGCGGCACCCGCGCGCTCTACGATCGCCTCCTCGGCGACGCGCGCCCCGCCGGCCACTCCGTCGAGGCCTCCTCCCACCGCGCCGTCGCCGCCGCCGTCGCACAAGGCCGCGCCGATTTCGGCATCGCGATCGACATCGTCGCGCGCGATCGGCGCCTCGGCTTCCTCCCGCTCGGCGAGGAGCGCTTCGACTTCGTCGTCCCCTCGAACCGCCTCGGCCGGCCCGCCGTGCGCACCTTCCTCGCCGAGCTCGCGTCCGCACCGACACGCGCGGCCCTGCGCGACCGAGGGCTCCTCGCGTGA
- the mobA gene encoding molybdenum cofactor guanylyltransferase, with product MSAGLVPGLGAVVLAGGRSSRMGRPKAWLPFGDEVLLQRVVRRLATVAAPLVVVRAPGQALPPLPADVALADDPVEGRGPLQGIAVGLAALAGKAEAAFVSSTDAPFVDPALVRFLADLRGSTHDVVVPRAGGHYHPLAAVYGVSVVSEINALLAEDRLRPFFLFERVRTLVVPEDRLREAPGVSLSGDEILALRNLNTPEDWRAALDVAGLPMPRDPA from the coding sequence GTGAGCGCCGGCCTCGTCCCCGGCCTCGGCGCCGTCGTCCTCGCGGGCGGCCGCAGCAGCCGCATGGGCCGCCCCAAGGCCTGGCTCCCCTTCGGCGACGAGGTCCTCCTCCAGCGCGTCGTACGTCGCCTCGCCACGGTCGCCGCGCCCCTCGTCGTCGTCCGCGCCCCCGGGCAAGCGCTCCCGCCGCTCCCGGCCGACGTCGCCCTCGCCGACGACCCCGTCGAAGGCCGCGGGCCTCTCCAGGGCATCGCGGTGGGCCTCGCGGCGCTCGCTGGCAAGGCCGAAGCCGCGTTCGTCTCCTCCACCGACGCGCCTTTCGTGGATCCCGCGCTCGTGCGTTTTCTCGCGGATCTCCGCGGCTCCACGCACGACGTCGTCGTCCCTCGCGCTGGCGGGCATTACCACCCGCTCGCGGCGGTGTACGGCGTCTCGGTCGTGTCCGAGATCAACGCCCTCCTCGCCGAGGACCGCCTCCGCCCGTTTTTCCTGTTCGAGCGCGTCCGCACCCTCGTCGTCCCCGAAGATCGGCTCCGCGAGGCGCCCGGCGTTTCCCTCTCCGGCGACGAGATCCTCGCCTTGCGAAACCTCAACACGCCCGAGGACTGGCGCGCGGCGCTCGACGTCGCGGGCCTGCCGATGCCGCGCGATCCGGCTTGA